A window of the Plasmodium vivax chromosome 12, whole genome shotgun sequence genome harbors these coding sequences:
- a CDS encoding hypothetical protein, conserved (encoded by transcript PVX_082640A) has protein sequence MSGKGKEGKKAQAEDEKDKEFEEKIKHLSVDERVKKALNLKLEGNNEFKKKMYQEAIDKYSEGLKYIHKLESKNEKIIELEVAFYQNMSICYSNVENYNEAYEHVKKVLQLDKDNAKGLFRLGQIEFNRCNFDVAREKVQEFIKAHPDSMEAKKLLKNILIKQNEHNKKQKQAFSKIFEKASGLYDDREKEIQRKKKEKYESYLKSCAEKNEKVVDFDEWEVMEREKQNEGHTEQEQKEQKEQTEHTEQKRKQKEGKAEKRKPKYNDSVKKKSDSLTSNTTNNSSSLDIDEEDQKIIDETKKMGYCYFRKDIKEDDKKFFEKNMPQKIENGIADEYNLYSTENKAISSWNAAGTTYEEKDMSKWAKQKLEQCLKNIHFKNTEKTDFLNLNNQNEYNLLNADYPEVLPIQYLCKIELKEIRDLNVDAQIVVIRGTKRHIFELSCNLYVTLNINITELHIHKIIVQIAELSSELEAGKTWRDYITVKKNDKLKVPDKLFNNIYELLIEKVESQVRYFTEEYSKM, from the coding sequence ATGAGCGGCAAAGgcaaggaggggaagaaggcgcAGGCGGAAGACGAGAAGGACAAGGAGTTcgaggagaaaataaagcaCCTGAGCGTGGACGAGCGGGTGAAGAAGGCCCTGAACCTGAAACTCGAGGGGAACaacgaatttaaaaaaaaaatgtaccaagAAGCGATCGACAAGTACAGCGAAGGGCTCAAGTACATACACAAATTGGagagcaaaaatgaaaaaataatcgaaCTGGAGGTGGCCTTCTACCAAAACATGAGCATATGCTATTCAAACGTAGAGAATTACAACGAAGCGTATGAACATGTGAAGAAGGTGCTGCAGCTGGATAAGGACAACGCCAAGGGGTTGTTCCGACTGGGGCAAATCGAATTTAACAGATGCAATTTTGATGTGGCTAGGGAGAAGGTACAAGAGTTTATTAAAGCCCACCCAGATAGTATGGAAGCCAAGAAGTTACTCAAAAATATCCTCATCAAACAGAACGAACACAACaaaaagcagaagcaggccttctccaaaatttttgaaaaggcCTCTGGGCTGTACGACGACAGGGAGAAGGAGATccagaggaagaagaaggaaaaatatgaaagttACCTAAAATCGTGTGCCGAGAAGAACGAAAAGGTGGTCGACTTTGACGAGTGGGAGGTCatggagagggagaagcagaacgAGGGGCACACGGAGCAGGAGCAGAAGGAGCAAAAGGAGCAAACGGAGCACACCGAGCAGAAGCGCAAGCAGAAGGAGGGCAAAGCGGAAAAGAGAAAGCCAAAGTACAACGATAgtgtgaaaaagaaaagcgacTCACTCACGTCCAACACGACAAACAACTCCTCCAGCCTAGACATAGACGAGGAGGACCAAAAAATAATCGACGAGACGAAGAAAATGGGCTACTGCTATTTTAGGAAAGATATAAAAGaagatgataaaaaattcttcgaaaaaaatatgcctcaaaaaattgaaaatggtATTGCAGATGAGTACAATTTGTATAGCACCGAAAATAAAGCCATCTCCTCTTGGAACGCCGCCGGTACTACCTATGAAGAGAAGGACATGAGCAAGTGGGCAAAGCAAAAACTGGAGCAGTGCCTCAAAAACATTCACTTTAAAAATACAGAAAAGACGGATTTCCTCAATTTGAATAACCAAAATGAATACAACTTGCTAAATGCAGATTACCCGGAAGTCCTGCCCATACAGTACCTGTGCAAAATTGAGTTGAAGGAGATAAGAGACCTCAACGTGGATGCCCAAATCGTCGTCATACGGGGGACGAAGAGGCACATCTTCGAGCTGTCCTGCAATTTGTACGTTACCCTAAATATTAACATCACCGAATTGCacatacataaaattatcgTGCAGATTGCCGAACTCTCCAGCGAACTGGAGGCGGGCAAAACGTGGAGGGACTACATCACTGTGAAGAAAAACGACAAGCTGAAGGTCCCCGACAAGCTCTTCAACAACATCTACGAGCTGCTCATCGAGAAGGTGGAGAGCCAGGTCAGGTACTTCACGGAGGAGTACAGCAAGATGTGA
- a CDS encoding hypothetical protein, conserved (encoded by transcript PVX_082635A) — MKDGQGDLTLENIANVKIKAYRNNSIYANGKAEEGKKGKRESFYSVYILTYIKHIVRIKANLALHGGLYSNYFEKYEEESISNIMLENLLSREGGAAKQGGGGKQGGGGKQSSGGRQGGARKQGGGGQQSGSGNPSSSGKQGGTGEATGQANAEEHRDLNYSIKELLRKLIKSYRIRENKIFLVTGMLGCGKTTCVSLAIEYFNKYLQIERNMNRGGDMRKDMRKDKRSVGFLSADDTVSKKLYKKTPYTVKSYQQEEVSSCESSPGQARKKIKIHCDEPLFNFTPKKGGHTGNSGHSGHDGNSDTRCHSDTRCHSDTRCHSGTRCHSDTRCHSGKRCHSGKRCHTGKRFHTDKRGCNTGKAPSDEEPTQGTPHAWEESEAKMNAQQINMNIKNIFENNDLSPLRKNANIRNKIQFEQLLKENNHLPQEETRSDEDNPEFSEKYKKIVEEIKKEEKEQRCIYTIRISAYLYRDDVQCIRSILSQLQNYVDEGESKMEGNLLLNDYIIKLEKLLIQINNEKKQTLLIIENVEKFCLQNKQNLLYTLFDLLHKKNICINIICLTNVLDITQTLEKRIKSRFTFEMLHISPILNIEEISKLVYKILYVNLDDFHLIKKYYSVYFTYVDLIKIQRFLQIYNATMQKEIADGLLLKQWSYDINYGLDIRHIYHTCVDAILSICEYQHILSGERATDGNRQEGGNNLYKGPFQKNDLLDAHSEHTSSASDQEGEYFKKDTSNSIDCMANLHTEGEDTSQFNHFLEGEQLREASPMKGKNSSVDDHHAQLGSEKLGIFSKEKKANLEYLREQRPGKLDCTPVKRNFHQDATGEGKNGGGREGHFHLDMNMDMSPRKLKENIKLKTKVESQYILNNVQSKFIRRHYIKKVLRDLCTIEYMILCAFTRLYKKELLPKTLYVILLEINKFKQAYPQEQIVGFSLDAYRRSFFRLVDLDIIALSSYSLNHLNIKNFSNDLFGLHEPTKFPCYDIFLENIESYNLNHNLIQWVKHNTEVMQ; from the coding sequence ATGAAAGACGGGCAGGGGGACCTCACCCTGGAAAACATTGCGAACGTGAAGATCAAGGCCTATCGAAATAATAGCATTTATGCAAATGGCAaagcggaggaggggaagaagggcaAGCGCGAAAGCTTCTACAGTGTGTACATTTTGACGTACATAAAGCACATCGTGCGGATAAAGGCCAACCTGGCGCTGCACGGGGGGCTTTACAGCAACTACTTTGAGAAGTATGAGGAGGAGTCCATTTCGAATATCATGCTGGAGAATTTGCTCTCCAGGGAGGGGGGCGCTGCCAAACAGGGTGGCGGTGGAAAGCAGGGTGGAGGCGGTAAGCAGAGTAGCGGCGGCAGGCAGGGTGGCGCTCGCAAGCAGGGTGGAGGCGGTCAGCAGAGCGGAAGCGGCAACCCGAGTAGCTCTGGCAAGCAGGGCGGGACCGGCGAAGCAACGGGGCAGGCTAACGCAGAGGAGCACAGGGACCTGAACTACTCCATCAAGGAGCTGCTCAGAAAACTGATAAAGTCGTACAGAATCCgggagaacaaaattttCCTCGTGACGGGGATGCTGGGCTGCGGGAAAACCACCTGCGTGAGTTTGGCCATCGAGTACTTTAACAAGTATTTACAGATAGAAAGGAACATGAACCGGGGGGGCGACATGCGGAAGGACATGCGGAAGGACAAGCGGAGCGTGGGGTTCCTCTCGGCGGACGACACCGTGAGCAAGAAGCTGTACAAGAAGACGCCCTACACCGTGAAGAGCTACCAGCAGGAGGAGGTCAGCAGCTGCGAGTCGTCTCCGGGGCAGGCCAGGAAGAAGATCAAGATTCACTGCGACGAGCCCCTCTTTAACTTCACCCCGAAGAAGGGGGGGCATACCGGCAATAGCGGCCATAGCGGCCATGACGGCAATAGCGACACACGCTGCCATAGCGACACACGCTGCCATAGCGACACACGCTGCCATAGCGGCACACGCTGCCATAGCGACACACGCTGCCATAGCGGCAAACGCTGCCATAGCGGCAAACGCTGCCATACTGGAAAACGCTTCCATACTGACAAACGCGGCTGCAATACTGGGAAGGCCCCGTCCGATGAAGAGCCGACCCAGGGCACCCCCCACGCGTGGGAGGAAAGTGAAGCCAAAATGAACGCGCAGCAAATCAacatgaacataaaaaatatattcgaAAATAATGACCTCTCCCCCCTGAGGAAAAACGCAAACATACGAAATAAAATTCAGTTTGAGCAACTGCTGAAGGAGAATAACCATTTGCCCCAAGAGGAGACCCGGAGTGACGAGGACAACCCCGAGTTCAGTGagaagtataaaaaaattgtagaagaaataaagaaggaggagaaggagcagAGGTGCATCTACACCATCCGAATCAGTGCCTACCTGTACAGAGATGACGTGCAGTGCATCCGGTCCATCCTCAGTCAGCTTCAAAATTATGTGGACGAAGGGGAGtccaaaatggagggcaATTTGCTGCTGAACGATTATATTatcaaattggaaaaattacTCATCCAAAttaacaatgaaaaaaaacaaactctCCTCATCAtagaaaatgtagaaaaattcTGTCTTCAAAATAAGCAGAATTTGTTATATACCCTCTTCGATTtattgcacaaaaaaaatatttgcattaaCATCATCTGCCTGACGAACGTTCTGGACATCACGCAGACGCTGGAAAAGAGAATAAAATCCAGGTTCACCTTCGAAATGCTTCACATCTCTCCCATTTTAAATATTGAGGAGATTTCCAAACTggtttacaaaattttgtatgTCAATTTGGACGACTTTCATCTGattaagaaatattattCCGTCTATTTTACCTACGTAGATTTGATAAAGATTCAGAGGTTTCTGCAGATTTATAATGCCACCATGCAGAAGGAGATAGCCGATGGGCTTCTCCTGAAGCAGTGGTCCTACGATATTAATTACGGGCTTGACATTAGGCATATCTACCACACGTGTGTCGATGCCATTCTGTCTATTTGCGAGTATCAACACATTCTTAGTGGAGAAAGGGCAACAGATGGAAACCGCCaagagggggggaacaacCTCTACAAGGGTcccttccaaaaaaatgacctgCTGGATGCCCACTCAGAACACACCTCCTCGGCATCCGACCAGGAAGGCGAATACTTTAAGAAGGACACTTCAAATTCGATAGACTGCATGGCGAATCTGCATACAGAGGGGGAGGACACCTCCCAGTTTAACCACTTCCTGGAGGGGGAACAACTGCGAGAGGCATCCCCAATGAAGGGTAAAAATAGCAGTGTGGATGACCATCATGCCCAACtgggaagcgaaaaattgGGAATTTTCTCCAAAGAGAAGAAGGCTAATTTGGAGTACCTGCGGGAACAGAGGCCAGGGAAGTTAGACTGCACCCCTGTTAAGAGGAACTTCCACCAAGATGCTacaggggaggggaaaaatggaggaggtAGGGAGGGACATTTCCATCTAGACATGAACATGGATATGAGTCCTAGGAagttaaaggaaaatattaaattgaaAACCAAAGTGGAAAGTCAATACATTTTAAACAACGTACAGTCTAAGTTCATCAGGAGACACTACATTAAGAAGGTGCTCAGAGATCTATGCACCATTGAATATATGATCCTATGTGCATTCACACGGTTATACAAAAAAGAGCTACTTCCTAAAACGCTCTATGTCATTTTGctagaaattaacaaatttaaacaaGCCTATCCGCAAGAACAGATTGTGGGTTTTTCTCTCGATGCGTACAGGCGATCCTTCTTTCGCTTGGTCGATCTGGACATCATCGCTCTGTCGTCTTACTCATTAAACCAtttgaatattaaaaattttagtaACGACCTGTTCGGCCTGCATGAGCCCACCAAGTTCCCTTGCTACGACATCTTCCTTGAGAACATCGAGTCGTATAATTTAAACCACAACTTGATTCAGTGGGTGAAGCACAACACGGAGGTGATGCAGTGA
- a CDS encoding hypothetical protein, conserved (encoded by transcript PVX_082630A) gives MHIIPECCICRLSLKNNLCVEKNCGNVFHYSCMKQWIGVQKSCPLCKSTCCKKNLLFIHYEINEENKMPIMDENYLNKNKNELYEDLVKFEAELIKTKNENEKYSFEILTLTNKNKILSDTISQNNIKMDQEKKEKLKLKELKDEYLKDKILLSTKIQEYDKELNKYKTLEKYLNDLNKEDLNKINLLFGLNVLTIEEQKNVILNYLNNCLSTQKKNEAIVKQLREDLTQKDEQIQNLKEKLYTYKLKHDITEEDTFDRQSVDGRGENDMKTIKIKSKVIRRVKTLDSGMKADGRRPGPAPYSKSKTSGTNVVGSNELSGCQLSSSQLCGGSRNNSQDFLNFIDKKINNTPEHINVTPRKRKFHSIEVDLFRNKSVDKFFSDLAEKNNSPDCKDLAEVYSIPTDSGNTKSSQSSFKPPTGASSSLKQVHAVKANKGKSRKSYTKQSTKITDFFRRL, from the coding sequence ATGCACATCATCCCCGAATGCTGCATATGTAGGCTCAGCTTAAAAAACAATCTGTGTGTAGAAAAAAACTGCGGAAATGTTTTCCACTACAGTTGTATGAAGCAATGGATAGGTGTCCAAAAGTCGTGCCCCCTGTGCAAAAGCACatgctgcaaaaaaaaccTGCTGTTCATACACTATGAAATtaatgaggaaaataaaatgccaATTATGGACGAAAATTAcctgaacaaaaataaaaatgagctGTACGAAGATTTGGTTAAGTTCGAAGCGGAATTGAtcaaaacgaaaaatgaaaatgaaaagtattcctttgaaattttaacattaacaaataaaaataaaattttaagtgATACTATCAGCCAAAATAACATCAAAATGGatcaggaaaaaaaggaaaaattaaaactgaaGGAATTGAAGGATGAATATTTGAAGGACAAAATTTTACTCTCTACAAAAATACAGGAATATGACAAGGAATTgaataaatacaaaacgctggaaaaatatttaaacgATTTAAACAAAGAAGacttaaacaaaattaatttactCTTTGGTTTGAACGTGTTAACCATAgaggaacagaaaaatgtcattttaaattatctcAATAATTGCCTCAgcacacagaaaaaaaatgaggcaaTTGTGAAGCAGCTTAGAGAGGACTTAACACAGAAGGATGAGCAAATACAAAAtctgaaggagaagctgtACACGTACAAACTCAAACATGACATTACGGAGGAAGACACCTTCGACAGGCAGTCAGTGGATGGACGGGGGGAAAACGACATGAAGACGATCAAAATTAAGAGTAAAGTCATTCGGAGGGTAAAAACGTTGGACTCCGGCATGAAGGCGGATGGGAGACGGCCGGGCCCGGCTCCGTATAGCAAATCGAAGACGAGCGGCACCAACGTCGTGGGCAGCAACGAGTTGAGCGGCTGCCAACTGAGCAGCAGCCAGCTGTGCGGCGGCTCCCGAAACAACAGCCAAGACTTCCTCAACTTTATCGacaaaaaaatcaacaaCACCCCAGAGCACATTAATGTCACCCcaaggaagaggaagtttCACTCCATCGAAGTTGACCTCTTTAGGAACAAATCTGTggataaattttttagcGACTTGGCTGAAAAGAACAATTCCCCCGATTGTAAGGACCTAGCTGAGGTGTACTCCATCCCAACCGACTCGGGGAACACCAAGAGTTCGCAGAGCAGCTTCAAGCCGCCCACAGGCGCTTCCTCCTCGCTCAAGCAAGTGCACGCCGTTAAAGCGAACAAAGGGAAGAGTAGGAAGTCCTACACTAAGCAGTCGACCAAGATAACGGATTTTTTTAGGCGCCTCTGA